A window of the Isosphaera pallida ATCC 43644 genome harbors these coding sequences:
- a CDS encoding potassium/proton antiporter yields the protein MPPIEKVILVGAILILLSIVSSKLSARFGVPVLVLFLGLGMLAGSEGIGGIEFENYAQANAVGTVALALILFDGGLSTPAKAVRLAWKPSFLLATVGVLLTAVVTGLAASWILGVGLLEGLLLGGIVGSTDAAAVFAALRSGGVRLSERLGATLELESGANDPMAIFLTVGLLEVLTGGMEWGPGLLGLFALQMGLGAAVGLGLGFVSAWLINRIDLDSLSLYPIFASALGLLSFGATALLGGSGFLAIYLTGIVLGNRPIAARTGIIRFHNTVGWLAQIVMFVVLGLLSFPSQLWNVADRGLMLAAILILVARPLAVLLTLAPFRFGGFHARELIFLSWVGLKGAVPITLATFPFFVGLPEAPLLFNVVFFIVLVSALGQGWTLPALAARLGLQRPLEPSPPVTLEISSFRHVDGEVMEYTIAEDSAAVGKAVRDLALPNRAVIALIARGRSIIPPQGSTRVQAGDHLIFVLDPETRPLVDAVFARRGVPETSSSSEIPLQIEFPLRGSTTVGQLRDCYGLNLDAADHLTLDEAIRHRLQAHGVTPALGEGVVFESIRLSIRELGSDCRIEQVGMMILPNEELSADQDSPPRSVQANPDAPEDDLVEATPSPEKSKHRRHGPPPRITA from the coding sequence GTGCCACCCATTGAAAAGGTGATTCTGGTCGGAGCGATCCTCATTTTGTTGAGCATCGTCTCCAGCAAGCTCTCGGCGCGGTTTGGCGTGCCGGTGTTGGTGCTGTTTTTAGGGTTGGGGATGCTGGCCGGTTCGGAGGGGATCGGCGGCATCGAGTTCGAGAACTACGCCCAGGCCAACGCGGTCGGCACGGTGGCGCTGGCGTTGATTCTGTTCGACGGCGGCCTCAGCACTCCGGCCAAGGCGGTTCGCCTGGCTTGGAAACCCTCATTCTTGCTGGCGACCGTCGGCGTGTTGCTAACCGCAGTGGTGACCGGCCTCGCGGCCAGCTGGATTCTGGGCGTCGGTTTGTTGGAGGGGCTGCTGCTGGGAGGGATCGTTGGTTCGACCGACGCCGCGGCGGTCTTCGCAGCGCTTCGCTCGGGCGGCGTCCGGTTGTCGGAACGACTTGGGGCGACGCTGGAACTGGAAAGCGGAGCCAACGACCCAATGGCGATCTTCCTCACTGTGGGACTGCTCGAGGTACTCACCGGTGGCATGGAGTGGGGGCCCGGATTGCTCGGCCTCTTCGCGCTCCAGATGGGACTGGGTGCAGCGGTCGGCCTGGGACTGGGCTTCGTTTCGGCTTGGCTGATCAACCGGATCGATCTCGATTCCTTGAGTCTGTATCCGATTTTCGCGTCAGCGCTGGGGTTGCTCTCGTTCGGGGCGACGGCGTTGTTAGGTGGCAGCGGCTTTCTGGCGATCTACCTGACGGGAATCGTGTTGGGCAACCGCCCCATCGCCGCGCGAACCGGCATCATTCGGTTCCACAACACGGTGGGTTGGCTGGCTCAAATCGTGATGTTCGTGGTGCTGGGGTTATTGAGCTTTCCCAGTCAGTTGTGGAACGTGGCCGATCGCGGTCTGATGCTGGCGGCCATCCTGATTCTGGTGGCTCGGCCTCTGGCGGTGCTACTCACCTTGGCCCCGTTCCGGTTCGGTGGCTTCCACGCACGCGAACTCATCTTTCTATCCTGGGTCGGACTCAAAGGCGCGGTACCGATCACCCTGGCGACCTTCCCGTTTTTCGTCGGCTTACCCGAGGCTCCTCTCCTGTTCAACGTGGTCTTCTTCATTGTGTTGGTCTCCGCGCTGGGTCAGGGCTGGACCTTGCCGGCGTTGGCAGCGCGTCTTGGGCTGCAACGTCCCTTGGAGCCGTCGCCGCCAGTGACGTTGGAAATCAGTTCCTTCCGGCACGTCGATGGCGAAGTGATGGAATACACCATCGCGGAGGACTCTGCGGCGGTGGGCAAGGCGGTCCGCGATCTGGCTTTGCCCAATCGCGCGGTGATCGCGCTGATCGCCCGCGGTCGTTCGATCATTCCGCCCCAAGGCTCCACCCGCGTTCAAGCCGGCGACCATTTGATCTTCGTTCTCGATCCCGAGACTCGACCCTTGGTCGATGCGGTCTTCGCCCGTCGCGGTGTCCCCGAAACGTCGTCCTCCAGCGAAATTCCCCTCCAAATCGAGTTTCCGCTGCGGGGTTCCACCACGGTGGGGCAGTTGCGCGACTGCTACGGACTCAACCTCGACGCCGCCGACCATCTGACTCTCGACGAGGCGATCCGACACCGTCTTCAAGCTCACGGCGTCACGCCGGCCTTGGGCGAAGGCGTGGTGTTCGAGTCTATTCGGTTGTCGATCCGGGAATTGGGTTCCGATTGTCGAATTGAACAGGTCGGTATGATGATTTTGCCCAACGAGGAGCTCTCCGCGGATCAAGACTCCCCCCCTCGCTCCGTCCAAGCCAACCCGGACGCGCCCGAGGACGACTTGGTTGAAGCGACGCCCTCACCCGAGAAGTCGAAGCATCGTCGCCACGGCCCGCCACCGCGGATCACGGCCTGA